The following coding sequences lie in one Marinobacter antarcticus genomic window:
- a CDS encoding NADP(H)-dependent aldo-keto reductase has product MQTRKLGSTDIDVSLICLGTMTWGEQNSEQEAFEQLDYATSEDVNFIDAAEMYPVPPRAETQGLTETYLGNWLAKRGRRDDLVIASKVAGPGNGLSYLRNGPRLTRDHIIEACEASLKRLKTDYIDLYQVHWPDRNTNFFGKLGYEHDPKEKFTPIEETLSALGELVDAGKVRHIGISNETPWGAMEYLRLAGEKGLPRIASIQNPYNLLNRTFEVGTAEIAHREQTGLLAYSPLAFGMLSGKYMGGKWPEKARLTLYERFSRYTSGGGADATRAYVELARHSGLSPVQMALAFVNSRSFVTSNIIGATSMEQLRENLGSLNVNLSPETLEAIETIHQEFTYPCP; this is encoded by the coding sequence ATGCAAACCCGAAAGCTCGGCAGTACGGACATTGACGTCAGCCTGATATGCCTTGGCACCATGACTTGGGGGGAGCAGAACAGCGAGCAGGAAGCCTTTGAGCAGCTCGATTACGCCACCTCTGAGGATGTGAATTTTATTGATGCTGCAGAAATGTACCCGGTACCGCCGCGGGCAGAAACCCAGGGGCTGACCGAAACTTATCTGGGCAACTGGCTGGCGAAGCGCGGGCGCCGTGATGATCTGGTGATTGCCTCGAAAGTCGCTGGGCCAGGCAATGGGTTGAGCTACCTGCGGAATGGACCGCGTCTGACCCGCGATCACATTATTGAAGCCTGTGAGGCCAGCCTGAAGCGTCTGAAGACCGACTACATTGATCTGTATCAGGTGCATTGGCCGGATCGCAACACCAACTTTTTCGGTAAGCTCGGTTATGAGCATGACCCGAAAGAGAAATTTACGCCGATAGAGGAAACGCTGTCTGCACTCGGTGAGCTGGTTGATGCGGGGAAAGTCCGGCATATCGGGATCTCCAACGAGACGCCCTGGGGGGCCATGGAGTATCTGCGCCTGGCAGGCGAAAAAGGCTTGCCGCGGATTGCCAGTATTCAGAACCCTTATAATTTGCTGAACCGGACTTTTGAAGTTGGTACCGCGGAAATAGCCCACCGGGAGCAGACGGGCTTGCTGGCCTATTCACCTTTGGCCTTCGGTATGCTGTCTGGCAAATACATGGGTGGTAAATGGCCTGAAAAGGCTCGCCTGACTCTCTATGAAAGGTTCAGCCGCTACACAAGCGGGGGCGGTGCGGATGCGACTCGCGCTTATGTAGAGCTTGCCCGGCATAGTGGTCTGTCTCCGGTTCAGATGGCCTTGGCCTTTGTAAACAGCCGGAGCTTTGTAACCAGTAATATCATTGGCGCAACCAGCATGGAGCAGCTTCGGGAAAACCTCGGCTCGCTGAACGTGAATCTCAGCCCGGAGACACTGGAAGCGATCGAGACGATTCACCAGGAGTTTACCTATCCCTGTCCTTGA